The following are from one region of the Silene latifolia isolate original U9 population chromosome 9, ASM4854445v1, whole genome shotgun sequence genome:
- the LOC141599122 gene encoding chalcone synthase-like: MASIEEIRQAQRADGPATILAIGTATPPNCVYQADYPDYYFRVTKSEHMTDLKEKFRRMCDKSMIKKRYMHLTEEILKEKPNLCEYMGSSLDTRQDMVVSEVPRLGKEAAVKAIKEWGQPKSKITHVIMCTTSGVDMPGADYQITKLLGLRPSVRRFMLYQQGCFAGGTVLRLAKDLAENNRGARVLVVCSEITAICFRGPTDTHLDSMVGQALFGDGAGALIVGSDPDLSIERPLFQMVWAAQTLLPDSEGAIDGHLREVGLTFHLLKDVPGLISKNINKALEEAFNPLGISDWNSLFWIAHPGGPAILDQVEAKLGLKEEKLAATRNVLSDFGNMSSACVLFILDEMRKKSLRDGATTTGEGLDWGVLFGFGPGLTVETVVLHSVPLTN; this comes from the exons ATGGCGTCTATTGAGGAAATTCGTCAGGCACAAAGAGCCGATGGTCCGGCTACTATCTTGGCTATTGGTACCGCTACGCCTCCGAATTGCGTGTACCAGGCTGATTATCCTGATTATTACTTTCGCGTTACTAAGAGCGAGCATATGACCGATTTGAAAGAGAAGTTCAGACGCATGT GCGACAAGTCAATGATCAAGAAACGTTACATGCATTTgaccgaggaaatcctcaaggaaaAGCCTAATTTGTGTGAGTACATGGGCTCATCACTTGACACTAGACAAGACATGGTTGTGTCCGAGGTGCCGCGGCTAGGCAAAGAGGCCGCGGTCAAGGCCATCAAGGAATGGGGCCAACCCAAGTCCAAAATTACCCATGTCATCATGTGCACTACTTCCGGTGTTGACATGCCGGGGGCCGACTATCAGATTACCAAGCTCCTTGGGCTCCGTCCCTCAGTCCGTCGCTTCATGCTTTACCAGCAAGGTTGCTTTGCCGGGGGAACGGTCTTGAGGTTGGCTAAGGACTTAGCTGAGAACAACAGGGGTGCACGAGTTTTGGTCGTGTGTTCTGAAATAACTGCTATTTGTTTCCGTGGGCCTACTGATACCCACTTGGACTCCATGGTGGGCCAGGCTTTGTTTGGAGATGGAGCCGGGGCTTTGATCGTTGGGTCAGATCCGGACTTGTCTATTGAAAGGCCATTATTCCAAATGGTCTGGGCCGCCCAGACCCTCCTACCGGACTCCGAGGGAGCAATCGACGGTCATTTACGCGAAGTGGGCCTGACTTTTCACCTGCTCAAAGATGTTCCTGGGCTTATTTCCAAGAACATTAACAAAGCCCTTGAAGAGGCCTTTAACCCACTTGGTATAAGTGACTGGAACTCTTTGTTCTGGATCGCTCATCCGGGCGGTCCGGCGATCTTGGATCAAGTcgaggctaaattgggcctaaagGAGGAAAAACTTGCTGCTACAAGAAATGTGTTGAGTGACTTTGGTAATATGTCTAGTGCTTGTGTTCTCTTTATTCTTGATGAGATGAGGAAGAAGTCCTTAAGAGACGGGGCGACCACCACCGGTGAAGGGTTGGATTGGGGTGTTCTGTTCGGGTTTGGACCGGGTTTGACTGTCGAGACTGTTGTGCTCCACAGTGTGCCTTTGACCAATTGA